One window from the genome of Candidatus Chlorohelix allophototropha encodes:
- a CDS encoding GNAT family N-acetyltransferase, with amino-acid sequence MSIKIVKVEEATPQQWDRVTNHCEYATFFHTREWSEIWRTYQSGKLRNATKYITFNDGTEVLYPMMVRDISFGLIKQYLSAPEWKYGGWLSLSHLSEAHHNALYAYATSMNILLRQNPFDQSFPTNSIPWNLTDYTQVIDLRPGFESIKDYWFREHRSAIRNADRARKAGVTFEEGTTLEDWREYYKVYEAAVDRWGDNIQGEKFDWRLYDSILKSGTKNVKVWIVKLDGKIIGGAVRFYHNKHVVSWNKSVLRDYAKSYASNLLDYELIKQSCDGGYWWYDLDTSGGIEGVIAYKASLGTISLSANMLFHDTSMKRLAKTSRTALLSMSHKLSKTFHKPEVLTPSIDAGYSGKVEEQDRLEVTR; translated from the coding sequence ATGAGCATTAAAATAGTTAAAGTAGAAGAAGCTACCCCACAGCAATGGGATCGAGTGACTAACCATTGTGAATATGCGACCTTTTTCCATACCAGAGAATGGTCTGAGATATGGAGAACGTATCAATCCGGGAAACTGCGTAATGCTACTAAATATATAACATTTAATGATGGAACTGAAGTGCTTTACCCCATGATGGTACGAGATATCAGCTTTGGTTTGATTAAGCAATATCTATCTGCCCCTGAGTGGAAATATGGCGGATGGTTGAGCTTGAGTCACCTATCTGAGGCGCATCATAATGCTCTTTATGCTTATGCAACTAGTATGAACATACTCCTTCGGCAAAATCCTTTTGATCAAAGTTTTCCTACTAATAGTATTCCTTGGAATTTAACGGATTATACGCAAGTTATAGATTTGCGACCGGGCTTCGAATCAATTAAAGATTACTGGTTTAGAGAACACCGATCCGCAATAAGAAATGCGGATCGTGCCAGAAAGGCTGGGGTAACTTTTGAAGAGGGTACTACTCTTGAAGACTGGCGAGAATATTACAAGGTTTATGAAGCCGCAGTAGATCGTTGGGGTGATAATATACAAGGGGAAAAATTTGACTGGCGCTTGTACGATTCGATTTTGAAGAGCGGTACTAAAAACGTAAAAGTATGGATAGTTAAGCTTGATGGTAAAATAATTGGTGGCGCTGTTAGATTTTATCATAACAAACATGTTGTATCATGGAACAAATCGGTTTTGCGGGATTATGCCAAAAGTTATGCCTCGAACTTGTTGGATTATGAATTAATCAAACAGAGTTGTGATGGCGGCTACTGGTGGTATGATTTAGACACAAGTGGGGGTATCGAAGGAGTAATAGCTTATAAAGCCAGTTTGGGTACAATTTCACTTAGCGCTAATATGTTATTTCACGATACTTCGATGAAACGGCTAGCAAAAACTAGCAGAACTGCTTTACTCTCAATGAGTCATAAACTGTCTAAAACTTTCCACAAACCGGAAGTTTTAACACCAAGCATAGATGCTGGATATTCTGGAAAAGTTGAAGAGCAAGATCGGTTAGAAGTAACCCGATAA